The Terracoccus luteus genome includes a region encoding these proteins:
- the hemE gene encoding uroporphyrinogen decarboxylase: MPTTAPTTPRDLTRDSDLVRAARRQDVGRTPVWFMRQAGRSLPEYRAVREGIPMLESCMRPELVTEITLQPVRRHGVDAAIFFSDIVVPLKAVGVDLDIVPGVGPVVAAPVRTRADLDRLPELTPDHVPYITDAVEQLTRELGPTPLIGFAGAPFTLASYLVEGGPSKNHERTKALMHGDPELWADLCARLAQISGAFLRVQASAGASAVQLFDSWVGALSRADYVAHVQRHSAAALAAVDDLDVPRIHFGVGTGELLDLMGEAGADVVGVDFRVSLSDATRRLGPSYAVQGNLDPALLFAPWPALERRVREIVEEGRQAPGHIFNLGHGVLPDVDPDVLTRVTALVHECSTRS, translated from the coding sequence GTGCCGACGACAGCCCCGACGACCCCGCGTGACCTGACCAGAGACAGCGACCTCGTCAGGGCGGCCCGGCGGCAGGACGTCGGTCGCACGCCGGTCTGGTTCATGCGGCAGGCCGGGCGCTCGCTGCCCGAGTACCGCGCCGTGCGCGAGGGCATCCCGATGCTCGAGTCGTGCATGCGCCCCGAGCTCGTCACCGAGATCACCCTGCAGCCGGTGCGCCGGCACGGGGTCGACGCCGCCATCTTCTTCAGCGACATCGTCGTCCCGCTCAAGGCCGTGGGGGTCGACCTCGACATCGTCCCGGGCGTCGGGCCCGTCGTGGCCGCCCCGGTGCGCACCCGCGCCGACCTCGACCGCCTGCCCGAGCTGACGCCCGACCACGTCCCCTACATCACGGATGCCGTCGAGCAGCTGACGCGTGAGCTCGGCCCGACCCCGCTCATCGGGTTCGCCGGCGCCCCCTTCACGCTGGCGTCCTATCTCGTCGAGGGCGGCCCGTCGAAGAACCACGAGCGCACCAAGGCCCTCATGCACGGCGACCCCGAGCTGTGGGCCGACCTGTGCGCCCGGCTGGCCCAGATCTCCGGCGCCTTCCTGCGGGTGCAGGCGTCGGCCGGCGCGAGCGCGGTGCAGCTGTTCGACTCGTGGGTCGGGGCGCTCTCGCGTGCCGACTACGTGGCCCACGTGCAGCGTCACTCGGCGGCCGCGCTCGCGGCCGTGGACGACCTCGACGTGCCGCGCATCCACTTCGGTGTCGGCACCGGCGAGCTGCTCGACCTCATGGGGGAGGCGGGTGCCGACGTCGTGGGCGTCGACTTCCGGGTGTCGCTGTCCGACGCCACGCGTCGGCTCGGCCCGTCCTACGCGGTGCAGGGCAACCTCGACCCGGCCCTGCTCTTCGCGCCCTGGCCGGCGCTCGAGCGCCGGGTGCGCGAGATCGTCGAAGAGGGTCGGCAGGCGCCGGGCCACATCTTCAACCTCGGCCACGGCGTGCTGCCCGACGTCGACCCCGACGTGCTGACGCGGGTGACGGCGCTCGTGCACGAGTGCTCCACCCGCTCATGA
- a CDS encoding thiolase family protein: protein MPRPLSEVVFVDGVRTPFGKAGEKGMYAQTRADDLVVRCIRELLHRHPSLPKERVEEVAVAATTQIGDQGLTLGRTAALLAGLPNTTPGYSVDRMCAGAMTAVTTTASSIAFGALDVAIAGGVEHMGRHPMGEGVDPNPRIVAERVVDPDALVMGKTAENLHDRFPHLTKERADAFAVGSQDKLAKAYADGHIQPDLVTVATRHAEQGWGLATVDEPPRPGTTVDDLAALKTPFRPHGNVTAGNAAGLNDGATACLLASEEAAAELGLPVRMRLVSFAYVGVEPEVMGVGPVPATEKALAKAGLGIEDIGLFELNEAFAVQVLAFLDHFGIADDDPRVNEYGGAIATGHPLASSGVRLMTQLARQFEAHPEVRYGLTAMCIGIGMGGAVVWENPHHEAYRASTDSDAKEVVA from the coding sequence GTGCCCCGTCCGCTCTCAGAGGTCGTCTTCGTCGACGGCGTCCGCACCCCCTTCGGCAAGGCGGGTGAGAAGGGCATGTACGCCCAGACCCGCGCCGACGACCTCGTCGTGCGCTGCATCCGCGAGCTGCTGCACCGACACCCGTCCCTGCCGAAGGAGCGCGTCGAGGAGGTGGCGGTCGCCGCCACGACCCAGATCGGTGACCAGGGCCTGACCCTGGGGCGCACGGCCGCGCTTCTGGCCGGCCTGCCGAACACGACGCCCGGCTACTCTGTCGACCGCATGTGCGCGGGCGCCATGACGGCCGTCACGACGACGGCGTCCTCGATCGCCTTCGGGGCGCTCGACGTCGCCATCGCCGGAGGCGTCGAGCACATGGGCCGCCACCCGATGGGCGAAGGCGTGGACCCCAACCCGCGCATCGTCGCCGAGCGCGTCGTCGACCCCGACGCCCTCGTCATGGGCAAGACCGCCGAGAACCTCCACGACCGCTTCCCGCACCTGACCAAGGAGCGCGCCGACGCCTTCGCCGTCGGCAGCCAGGACAAGCTCGCGAAGGCGTACGCCGACGGCCACATCCAGCCCGACCTCGTCACCGTGGCCACCCGGCACGCGGAGCAGGGCTGGGGGCTGGCCACCGTCGACGAGCCGCCGCGGCCCGGGACGACCGTCGACGACCTCGCCGCCCTCAAGACGCCGTTCCGGCCGCACGGCAACGTCACCGCCGGCAACGCCGCCGGGCTCAACGACGGCGCGACCGCCTGCCTGCTCGCGTCGGAGGAGGCCGCCGCCGAGCTGGGGCTGCCCGTGCGCATGCGCCTCGTCTCGTTCGCCTACGTCGGCGTCGAGCCCGAGGTCATGGGTGTCGGGCCGGTGCCCGCCACCGAGAAGGCACTGGCCAAGGCCGGTCTCGGCATCGAGGACATCGGCCTCTTCGAGCTCAACGAGGCCTTCGCCGTGCAGGTGCTCGCCTTCCTCGACCACTTCGGGATCGCCGACGACGACCCGCGCGTCAACGAGTACGGCGGCGCCATCGCGACCGGGCACCCGCTCGCCAGCTCGGGCGTGCGCCTGATGACCCAGCTGGCCCGCCAGTTCGAGGCGCACCCCGAGGTGCGGTACGGCCTCACCGCCATGTGCATCGGCATCGGCATGGGCGGCGCCGTCGTCTGGGAGAACCCGCACCACGAGGCCTACCGGGCCAGCACCGACTCCGACGCGAAGGAGGTCGTCGCGTGA
- the murJ gene encoding murein biosynthesis integral membrane protein MurJ has protein sequence MTTTASSNETAAATSPSVARSSLTMFGGSVASRVLGVVRNGLLTAIVGAGLAGDAFSIANTLPNVLYVLAAGGILNAVLIPALARAMKLDDGGQEFTDRVITVALVGMAVITAVVMAGAGLFVTLLAGEQSPDFKRLAIAFSLICLPQIFFYGLFALLGQILNARGRFGAFAWAPFVANVVAVLGLLTFLVVHPKPGPRPGSPPGAPLEPTQWTPGMIWLFAGSATLSVVVQALWLVPALRRTGFRYRPRWGLRGVGLGGVSRLALWAFTGLAVSQLGFFISQGTLNRATAEAKEIGLGEVARGPAASGIAFTLFMLPHAFITVSVITALFPRFSRAAADGDREQLGRDFRTGLVMPLVATVPVMVGVMVLSRPVVALLNPGIDQRSVDVAAATLVIMILGIVPFGVDLLCYRMFFALEDGRPTVLMQVLLTGTSAVAALLTLRFSPVAAIGIMAMGQTVGNVISSGTGLMLLRRRLGTLGLTVVVDTVARIGVAAAVAGLVAWGATMVVEPFTVGSVESGASVLRRMFASAVEIGLVGLVLVVVYLLVAHALKVREVRQLTAMVRSRVAG, from the coding sequence ATGACGACGACCGCGTCGAGTAACGAGACCGCGGCGGCGACCAGCCCGTCGGTCGCCCGCTCCAGCCTGACCATGTTCGGCGGGTCGGTGGCCTCGAGGGTGCTCGGTGTCGTGCGCAACGGGCTGCTCACCGCCATCGTCGGGGCCGGGCTCGCGGGCGACGCCTTCTCGATCGCGAACACCCTGCCGAACGTGCTCTACGTGCTGGCGGCGGGCGGCATCCTCAACGCCGTTCTCATCCCGGCCCTGGCCCGCGCGATGAAGCTCGACGACGGCGGGCAGGAGTTCACCGACCGCGTCATCACGGTCGCGCTCGTCGGCATGGCCGTCATCACCGCGGTCGTCATGGCGGGCGCCGGGCTCTTCGTCACCCTGCTCGCCGGCGAGCAGAGCCCCGACTTCAAGCGCCTCGCGATCGCCTTCTCGCTCATCTGCCTGCCGCAGATCTTCTTCTACGGACTCTTCGCCCTGCTGGGCCAGATCCTCAACGCCCGCGGGCGGTTCGGGGCCTTCGCCTGGGCTCCCTTCGTCGCCAACGTCGTCGCGGTGCTCGGGCTGCTCACCTTCCTCGTCGTGCATCCCAAGCCCGGCCCCCGCCCGGGCAGCCCGCCCGGGGCGCCGCTCGAGCCGACGCAGTGGACGCCCGGCATGATCTGGCTCTTCGCCGGGTCGGCGACGCTGTCGGTCGTCGTGCAGGCGCTGTGGCTCGTGCCGGCCCTGCGCCGCACCGGGTTCCGCTACCGGCCGCGCTGGGGGCTGCGCGGCGTCGGACTCGGCGGTGTCAGCCGCCTCGCGCTCTGGGCCTTCACGGGCCTCGCCGTCTCGCAGCTCGGCTTCTTCATCTCGCAGGGCACGCTGAACCGGGCCACCGCGGAGGCCAAGGAGATCGGGCTGGGCGAGGTCGCGCGCGGTCCCGCGGCATCCGGCATCGCCTTCACCCTGTTCATGCTGCCGCACGCCTTCATCACGGTGTCCGTCATCACCGCGCTGTTCCCGCGGTTCTCCAGGGCCGCCGCCGACGGTGACCGCGAGCAGCTGGGGCGCGACTTCCGTACCGGTCTCGTCATGCCGCTCGTCGCGACCGTGCCGGTCATGGTCGGGGTCATGGTGCTCTCGCGCCCGGTCGTGGCGCTGCTCAACCCCGGGATCGACCAGCGCTCGGTCGACGTCGCCGCCGCGACGCTCGTCATCATGATCCTCGGCATCGTGCCGTTCGGCGTCGACCTGCTCTGCTACCGCATGTTCTTCGCCCTCGAGGACGGCCGCCCGACCGTGCTCATGCAGGTGCTGCTCACCGGCACGAGCGCCGTGGCCGCCCTGCTGACGCTGCGCTTCAGCCCCGTCGCGGCCATCGGCATCATGGCCATGGGCCAGACCGTCGGCAACGTGATCAGCTCGGGCACCGGGCTCATGCTGCTGCGACGTCGTCTCGGCACTCTCGGGCTGACGGTCGTCGTCGACACCGTGGCCCGCATCGGGGTCGCTGCCGCCGTCGCCGGTCTCGTCGCCTGGGGCGCCACGATGGTCGTCGAGCCCTTCACCGTCGGCTCGGTCGAGTCGGGGGCGTCCGTGCTGCGCCGCATGTTCGCCAGCGCCGTCGAGATCGGCCTCGTGGGGCTCGTGCTCGTCGTGGTCTACCTGCTCGTCGCGCACGCCCTGAAGGTGCGCGAGGTGCGCCAGCTCACCGCCATGGTGCGCTCGCGCGTCGCCGGCTGA
- the hemG gene encoding protoporphyrinogen oxidase, with product MRRVAVVGGGISGLAAAWELVSHPDAVGSLEVTVFDAAPAVGGKLALATVGGVTLDVGAESMLARRPEGVALATEVGAGDRITHPARVSASIVSGGRRWPMPSGTLMGVPSEIDRVRGLLTDEEADRAAAERISPVHGDVSVGDLVDARLGRAVTDKLVEPLLAGVYAGHSREISAELAVPALAAAAREGRSLVATARVAAKAASATATTDTPAPVFASLVGGLGTLPGLVVDALRAKGVEVRTSTTVRRLTRRGDELVLVTGPTTDEVDHVVDAVVLATPAAATSRLLRKEAPGAATALAGIRYASLALVTLALEGKPTDLLEGSGFLVPPTEPLTIKASTFSSVKWPWLAQAHPGRTVLRASVGRAREEHVLQRSDAELVDVALGDIATVLGRRLPEPVDVHVQRWGGALPQYEVGHRQRVEVARAPLPGVHVCGAAYDGVGIPACVASGRAAARAVLEQLAAPGEAVREQPGPLGMM from the coding sequence GTGAGGCGCGTCGCCGTCGTCGGTGGTGGCATCAGCGGGCTCGCCGCCGCGTGGGAGCTGGTCAGCCACCCGGATGCCGTGGGGTCCCTCGAGGTGACCGTCTTCGACGCCGCCCCTGCCGTCGGCGGCAAGCTCGCCCTCGCCACGGTCGGGGGAGTGACCCTCGACGTCGGGGCGGAGTCGATGCTGGCCCGGCGGCCGGAGGGCGTCGCCCTCGCCACCGAGGTCGGCGCCGGCGACCGCATCACGCACCCCGCCCGGGTCTCGGCCTCGATCGTCTCCGGCGGGCGGCGGTGGCCGATGCCGTCGGGAACCTTGATGGGAGTCCCGTCCGAGATCGACCGCGTGCGTGGGCTGCTCACCGACGAGGAGGCCGACCGCGCTGCCGCAGAACGGATCTCACCGGTGCACGGGGACGTGTCCGTCGGCGATCTCGTCGACGCCCGACTCGGACGTGCCGTCACCGACAAGCTCGTCGAACCCCTGCTCGCCGGGGTCTACGCCGGCCACTCGCGCGAAATCTCGGCCGAGCTGGCCGTACCGGCACTGGCGGCCGCCGCGCGCGAGGGGCGGTCCCTCGTCGCGACGGCCCGGGTGGCGGCGAAGGCCGCCTCGGCGACCGCCACCACCGACACGCCAGCGCCCGTGTTCGCCTCTCTCGTGGGCGGACTCGGCACCCTGCCCGGTCTCGTGGTCGACGCTCTTCGGGCCAAGGGGGTGGAGGTGCGCACGTCGACGACGGTGCGGCGCCTGACCCGCCGGGGCGACGAGCTCGTGCTCGTCACCGGGCCGACGACCGACGAGGTGGACCACGTCGTCGACGCCGTGGTGCTGGCCACGCCGGCGGCCGCGACGTCCCGGCTGCTGCGCAAGGAGGCCCCTGGCGCGGCGACCGCGCTGGCCGGCATCCGGTACGCCTCGCTCGCTCTCGTCACCCTCGCCCTCGAGGGGAAGCCGACCGACCTGCTCGAGGGCAGCGGCTTCCTCGTACCGCCCACCGAGCCGCTGACGATCAAGGCCTCCACGTTCAGCAGTGTCAAGTGGCCGTGGCTGGCGCAGGCGCACCCGGGCAGGACGGTCCTGCGGGCCTCCGTCGGCCGCGCTCGCGAGGAGCACGTGCTGCAACGGTCCGACGCCGAGCTGGTCGACGTGGCCCTGGGCGACATCGCGACGGTGCTCGGCCGGCGGCTGCCCGAGCCGGTCGACGTGCACGTGCAGCGGTGGGGTGGGGCCCTGCCGCAGTACGAGGTCGGTCACCGGCAGCGCGTCGAGGTCGCCCGGGCGCCTCTGCCCGGCGTGCACGTGTGCGGCGCGGCCTACGACGGTGTCGGCATCCCCGCGTGCGTCGCGAGCGGGCGGGCCGCCGCCCGGGCAGTGCTCGAGCAGCTGGCGGCGCCCGGGGAGGCCGTGCGCGAGCAGCCCGGACCGCTTGGGATGATGTGA
- a CDS encoding DUF3224 domain-containing protein, translated as MPTASATFTTSDFEVTDFVPDVTTALPTGHLRMRKVYTGEVAGRSVTQFTSAFDQASGVGTYVALESFEGAVEGRTGCFNFVHAASTSGQDRADEYGLIVRGSGTGALVGISGTVSLTIDDEGAHHMTFDYAIPDDAPRRAE; from the coding sequence ATGCCAACCGCCAGTGCCACCTTCACGACATCCGACTTCGAGGTCACCGACTTCGTCCCCGACGTGACGACCGCCCTGCCCACCGGCCACCTCCGGATGCGCAAGGTCTACACCGGCGAGGTCGCGGGGAGGAGCGTCACGCAATTCACCTCCGCCTTCGACCAGGCGAGCGGGGTGGGTACCTACGTCGCCCTCGAGTCCTTCGAGGGAGCCGTCGAGGGGCGTACCGGCTGCTTCAACTTCGTCCACGCGGCGTCGACGAGTGGCCAGGACCGAGCCGACGAGTACGGCCTCATCGTCCGGGGCAGTGGCACGGGGGCGCTGGTGGGCATCTCGGGTACCGTCTCGCTCACGATCGACGACGAGGGCGCGCACCACATGACGTTCGACTACGCCATCCCGGACGACGCGCCGCGGCGGGCCGAGTGA
- a CDS encoding DUF5063 domain-containing protein, whose amino-acid sequence MPPPSEPLEAFVEVARSYCGLIEQVETLSRDTVLDRLAVLLPRLLELAVQLPSDEPSTDVDAGEVSYGAWRERFVAVNHTLGDLGDYWTSMDVGGDQEPEVVNLPLADDLADIWRDLRGGLSLVDVPETVVDAVWEWRFNFEIHWGAHAVEALRAVHAARTHSPRD is encoded by the coding sequence ATGCCGCCACCGTCAGAACCCCTAGAGGCATTCGTCGAAGTTGCCCGCTCCTACTGCGGTCTCATTGAGCAGGTCGAGACCCTTTCGCGCGATACGGTCCTCGACCGTCTGGCGGTCTTGCTGCCCCGGTTGCTCGAACTCGCCGTGCAACTCCCGTCCGACGAGCCCTCGACAGATGTGGACGCGGGAGAAGTCAGCTACGGGGCGTGGCGGGAGCGGTTTGTCGCGGTGAACCACACACTTGGAGACCTCGGGGACTACTGGACTTCCATGGACGTCGGCGGCGATCAAGAGCCTGAGGTCGTCAACCTGCCTCTCGCCGATGACCTGGCTGACATCTGGCGCGACCTGCGCGGCGGCCTTTCGCTCGTGGACGTTCCGGAGACGGTCGTCGACGCGGTGTGGGAGTGGCGATTCAACTTCGAGATTCATTGGGGTGCCCACGCCGTCGAGGCCTTGCGCGCGGTCCACGCGGCACGAACGCACTCGCCTAGGGATTGA
- the hemQ gene encoding hydrogen peroxide-dependent heme synthase produces MSDKLTPARMREINDTIRYCMWSVFAVGEPLGDDRDKLAGELETFLAEVEQSGVVVRGLYDVAGLRGDADVMVWWHAETIEALQQAYHGLLRTELGSHLSPVWSSAALHRPAEFNKSHIPAFMADETARRYVCVYPFVRSYEWYLLDDGERRDLLREHGQMARDYPDVRANTIASFALGDYEWMLAFEADELHRIVDLMRDLRASRARRHVREEIPFYTGPKVDAGQLVRSLR; encoded by the coding sequence ATGAGCGACAAGCTGACCCCCGCCCGCATGCGCGAGATCAACGACACCATCCGGTACTGCATGTGGTCGGTCTTCGCCGTGGGCGAGCCGCTCGGCGACGACCGCGACAAGCTCGCCGGCGAGCTGGAGACCTTCCTCGCCGAGGTCGAGCAGTCGGGCGTCGTCGTGCGCGGCCTCTACGACGTGGCCGGCCTGCGGGGCGACGCGGACGTCATGGTGTGGTGGCACGCCGAGACCATCGAGGCGCTGCAGCAGGCGTACCACGGCCTGCTGCGCACCGAGCTCGGCAGCCACCTGAGCCCCGTGTGGAGCTCGGCGGCGCTGCACCGCCCGGCCGAGTTCAACAAGAGCCACATCCCGGCGTTCATGGCCGACGAGACGGCCCGCCGCTACGTCTGCGTCTACCCCTTCGTCCGTTCGTACGAGTGGTACCTGCTCGACGACGGCGAGCGTCGCGACCTGCTGCGCGAGCACGGCCAGATGGCCCGCGACTACCCCGACGTGCGCGCCAACACGATCGCCTCGTTCGCCCTGGGCGACTACGAGTGGATGCTCGCCTTCGAGGCCGACGAGCTGCACCGCATCGTCGACCTCATGCGTGACCTCCGCGCGTCCCGGGCCCGTCGCCACGTCCGCGAGGAGATCCCGTTCTACACCGGCCCCAAGGTGGATGCCGGTCAGCTCGTGCGCTCGCTGCGCTGA
- a CDS encoding DUF3000 domain-containing protein, producing the protein MHTRTMPGHGAVFARTLSSLRDVRLRAEVRLTEVPAPTRIAPHAAALTADVIDPTDPDEDLATGRFVLLHDPSCPEAWEGAWRIVTFARAELEPELAGDPMLGAVGWSWLTESLAARDLTWAAEAGTVTRVVSESFAGLAEREASVEMEIRASWSPAEGAVTDHLRAWADMLCTVGGIPPLPDGVVPLPGQRR; encoded by the coding sequence GTGCACACGAGAACGATGCCGGGCCACGGCGCGGTGTTCGCCAGGACGCTGTCGTCGCTGCGCGACGTCCGGCTCCGGGCCGAGGTGCGCCTGACCGAGGTGCCCGCGCCGACGCGCATCGCGCCCCACGCGGCCGCCCTCACCGCCGACGTCATCGACCCGACCGACCCCGACGAGGACCTCGCCACCGGTCGTTTCGTGCTGCTGCACGACCCCTCCTGTCCCGAGGCCTGGGAGGGTGCCTGGCGCATCGTCACCTTCGCCCGGGCCGAGCTCGAGCCCGAGCTCGCCGGTGACCCCATGCTCGGGGCCGTCGGCTGGTCGTGGCTCACCGAGTCGCTCGCGGCGCGAGACCTCACGTGGGCGGCCGAGGCCGGCACCGTGACCCGCGTCGTCTCCGAGAGCTTCGCCGGTCTGGCCGAGCGCGAGGCGAGCGTCGAGATGGAGATCCGCGCCTCGTGGTCGCCCGCCGAGGGTGCGGTCACCGACCACCTGCGCGCCTGGGCCGACATGCTGTGCACGGTCGGCGGCATCCCGCCCCTCCCCGACGGCGTCGTCCCGCTGCCGGGGCAGCGCCGGTGA
- a CDS encoding HRDC domain-containing protein has translation MTEPAARPVALEPDVAEPVIDSVEPDAGQPGAEHSAGSGAASAAEAEPVAQSLTPPLVALTHPRDGVPDVVSTERGLDEVARRIREGHGPIGVDAERASGYRYGQRAYLVQLRREGSGSFLIDPITCPDLSPVQDAIGDAEWILHAATQDLPCLTEVNLRPKALFDTELGGRLAGLPRVGLGAMVEHYLGLSLAKEHSAVDWSTRPLPEPWLLYAALDVEVLGRLRDAVAADLQAQGKAAWAAEEFESLLGFTGPEPRVDPWRRTSGMHKVRGRRGLAVVHELWLERDRIARDRDVAPGRVVPDAAISEIAIANQRATKPPRSLSSPDGRLARSIRRHHDALLAALTRALELPESDLPPLTLPPSGPPPIKAWADRDPVAAARVARARELLTAVSGELAVPVENLLTPDLLRRFLWDGPAAPTTDDVAAALQALGARRWQTTITAPLISLACREHPVLAG, from the coding sequence GTGACCGAACCCGCCGCCCGTCCCGTCGCCCTCGAACCCGACGTCGCCGAGCCCGTCATCGACTCAGTCGAGCCGGATGCCGGTCAGCCGGGCGCCGAACACTCCGCTGGGTCGGGTGCCGCGTCGGCCGCCGAGGCCGAGCCGGTCGCCCAGTCGCTCACCCCACCGCTCGTCGCCCTGACCCACCCGCGCGACGGCGTACCCGACGTCGTCTCGACCGAGCGCGGCCTCGACGAGGTCGCCCGCCGCATCCGGGAGGGTCACGGCCCGATCGGGGTCGACGCCGAGCGCGCCTCGGGCTACCGGTACGGGCAGCGCGCCTACCTCGTGCAGCTGCGCCGTGAGGGCTCCGGCAGCTTCCTCATCGACCCCATCACGTGCCCCGACCTCAGCCCGGTACAGGACGCGATCGGCGACGCCGAGTGGATCCTGCACGCGGCGACCCAGGACCTCCCCTGCCTCACCGAGGTGAACCTCCGCCCCAAGGCGCTGTTCGACACCGAGCTGGGCGGCCGCCTCGCCGGACTCCCCCGCGTCGGCCTCGGCGCGATGGTCGAGCACTACCTCGGGCTGTCACTCGCCAAGGAGCACTCGGCCGTCGACTGGTCGACCCGGCCGCTGCCCGAGCCGTGGCTGCTCTACGCCGCCCTCGACGTCGAGGTGCTCGGCCGCCTGCGTGACGCCGTCGCCGCCGACCTGCAGGCGCAGGGCAAGGCCGCCTGGGCGGCCGAGGAGTTCGAGAGCCTGCTCGGCTTCACCGGGCCCGAGCCACGGGTCGACCCGTGGCGGCGGACGTCCGGCATGCACAAGGTGCGGGGGCGCCGTGGCCTCGCGGTCGTGCACGAGCTCTGGCTCGAGCGCGACCGCATCGCCCGTGACCGCGACGTCGCGCCGGGCCGGGTCGTGCCCGACGCCGCCATCAGCGAGATCGCCATCGCCAACCAGCGCGCGACGAAGCCACCACGGTCGCTGTCCTCCCCCGACGGGCGTCTGGCCCGGTCCATCCGGCGGCACCACGACGCCCTGCTCGCGGCCCTCACCCGGGCGCTCGAGCTGCCGGAGTCCGACCTGCCCCCGCTCACGCTGCCGCCCTCCGGCCCGCCGCCGATCAAGGCCTGGGCCGACCGCGACCCGGTGGCCGCCGCCCGGGTGGCCCGCGCGCGCGAGCTGCTCACCGCCGTCAGCGGCGAGCTCGCCGTGCCGGTCGAGAACCTGCTGACACCCGACCTGCTGCGCCGTTTCCTCTGGGACGGACCGGCCGCCCCGACGACCGACGACGTCGCCGCCGCGCTGCAGGCGCTCGGTGCCCGGCGTTGGCAGACGACGATCACGGCGCCGCTCATCTCGCTCGCCTGCCGCGAGCACCCGGTGCTCGCGGGCTGA